A stretch of Caenorhabditis elegans chromosome IV DNA encodes these proteins:
- the H25K10.1 gene encoding Purple acid phosphatase (Confirmed by transcript evidence) — protein MFLKSLIFVLTFQFSNGNPVEQVHLSLSGKADEMVVTWLTHDPLPNLTPYALFGLSRDALRFTAKGNTTGWADQGNGQMRYTHRATMQNLVQGKVYYYQVGSSQAMSSIFNFRQPDQFQPLRAAIFGDLSVDIGQETIDYLTTKRDQLDVIIHIGDLAYNLHDQNGTTGDEYMNVIEPFAAYVPYMVFAGNHESNSIFNHIIHRFTMPKNGVYNDNLFWSFDFGNAHFIGLNSEYYPEKMSKEAQAQYKWLREDLEQNSRNWVIVMLHRPWYCSNETPEGCNDGWDTLPRQGLGKLFPGLEDLLNEYTVDMVLYGHRHTYERMWPIYNKNPYKSENPGHIKNAPAPVYILTGSAGCHSHEDPSDHIMQDFSVKALGEYGYTYLTVHNSTHLFTDFVDTFSGNITSLDSFVLEKNST, from the exons atgttcctcaaatcgttaatttttgtattaacttttcaattttcgaatggAAATCCCGTGGAACAAGTTCACTTGAGTTTAAGTGGGAAGGCAGATGAGATGGTGGTGACGTGGCTGACACATGATCCAC TGCCAAACTTGACTCCGTATGCACTATTTGGGCTTTCTCGGGATGCATTGAGGTTCACTGCCAAGGGGAATACCACGGGATGGGCTGATCAAGGAAATGGACAAATGAGATACACTCATAGAGCAACTATGCAAAATTTGGTCCAAGGGAAAGTTTATT ACTACCAAGTAGGCAGTTCCCAAGCAATGTCTTCCATTTTCAACTTCCGCCAACCCGATCAATTCCAGCCCCTCCGTGCTGCAATTTTCGGAGATTTAAGTGTAGATATAGGCCAGGAAACTATTGACTACCTAACCACAAAACGAGATCAATTGGATGTAATTATTCATATTGGTGACTTGGCATACAACCTTCATGACCAAAATGGAACAACTGGAGATGAGTATATGAATGTTATTGAGCCATTTGCAGCATATGTTCCATATATG gttttcgcGGGAAACCACGAGTCgaactcaattttcaatcatatTATTCATCGCTTCACAATGCCTAAAAATGGAGTATATAACGATAATCTTTTCTGGAGTTTTGACTTTGGAAATGCCCATTTTATTGGCTTGAACTCAGAGTATTACCCCGAGAAAATGTCTAAAGAAGCTCAAGCTCAATACAAATGGCTCCGAGAGGATTTGGAGCAAAACTCTAGGAATTGGGTGATTGTAATGCTCCATAGACCATGGTACTGCTCAAATGAGACACCGGAAGGATGTAATGATGGTTGGGATACCCTTCCAAGACAAGGACTCGGGAAGCTATTTCCTGGATTAGAGGATTTATTGAATGAGTATACAGTTGATATGGTATTATATGGACACAGGCATACTTACGAGAGAATGTGGCCAATTTATAATAAGAATCCATATAAATCAGAGAATCCTGGACATATCAAAAATGCACCTGCACCAGTTTATATTTTGACTGGATCAGCG GGATGCCACTCCCATGAAGACCCATCTGATCACATAATGCAggatttttctgtgaaagcTCTCGGAGAATACGGGTACACTTACCTTACCGTACATAATTCAACACATTTGTTCACGGATTTTGTGGATACATTCAGTGGAAATATAACTTCATTAGACTCTTTCGTTTTGGAGAAGAACTCAAcgtga
- the Y7A9A.1 gene encoding Gamma-glutamyltranspeptidase 1 (Confirmed by transcript evidence), producing the protein MVVVIDSRADMAQERILMKKLKKYHIGILLLSVVAVIFLLWAIIATVYNFVGNKHTEHVVVVPKSKSAIFKNAAAVADSRFCAEIARNVIIQGGNAVDAAIAATFCNGVVLPYATGIGGGDFIVIYLKEEKKCVFLNSRETAPSLATEKMYVHDKDSAQFGYQSIGIPGELHGLWTAYQKYGSKVIPWSDLVMPAAQLAKGFPMHKAMHDYFDRISKYKERPEIEALRNLYTSKFTGEFYKVGEIVANYPLAKFLRLIANSQDPVQLFYNGSIADGIIREMLANGGIITIDDLRNYRTHVMETLYADLGKYRICGPPPPSSWAITQAIPRIVARLYRDKKMFNDAEFYHTLIEAEKLAYGQRGQLGDYLFSPESMQIARNLTENSFIKYLSKRLKDKSQDVSYYVTSGPAIMDSGTSQISVVDDDGNAVSLTSTINTAFGSKMLSKYGFIYNNQMDDFSTPGFQNHWGFEPTAANYIQPGRRPMSSMSPTIVFDVSSGNVKMVTGGTGGSKIISAVAQTLIRGLLMGQSAAEIVEMPRVHNQLTPYETEVENDFSEKILEQLERDHDQKMKKTDESLAIVYPITRDGDKYNAAADYRRHSGNEPAGY; encoded by the exons ATGGTAGTTGTCATAGATTCTAGAGCCGATATGGCTCAGGAGAGAATTTTAATGAAGAAgttaaa aaaataccaCATTGGTATCCTTCTCCTCTCCGTCGTTGCAGTCATTTTCCTCCTTTGGGCCATTATCGCTACAGTATACAATTTCGTAGGAAATAAGCACACGGAGCACGTAGTAGTCGTGCCAAAGtccaaatcagcaattttcaaaaatgcagcAGCGGTGGCAGATTCCAGATTTTGTGCGGAAATTGCCAG AAATGTGATAATCCAGGGTGGAAATGCAGTTGACGCAGCAATTGCGGCAACATTTTGTAATGGAGTTGTATTACCGTACGCTACAGGAATTGGTGGCGGAGATTTTATTGTCATTTATTTGAA agaagaaaagaaatgcGTATTTCTAAACTCCCGCGAGACGGCTCCTTCCCTGGCAACCGAAAAAATGTACGTCCACGACAAAGACTCTGCCCAATTTGGATATCAATCAATCGGAATTCCCGGTGAACTTCACGGTCTATGGACTGCCTATCAGAAATATGGATCAAAAGTGATTCCATGGTCGGATCTAGTTATGCCAGCTGCACAGTTGGCCAAAGGATTTCCAATGCATAAGGCTATGCATGACTATTTCGACAGAATTTCCAAGTATAAGGAACGACCTGAGATTGAGGCTTTAAGGAATTTGTACACTTCAAAGTTTACCGGAGAATTCTATAAAGTTGGGGAGATAGTGGCAAATTACCCACTGgcaaagtttttgagattgaTCGCCAACTCGCAGGACCCAGTGCAATTGTTTTATAATG GATCCATCGCCGATGGAATCATCCGCGAAATGCTTGCCAACGGCGGAATCATCACGATTGATGACCTGAGGAACTACCGAACTCATGTGATGG AAACCCTCTACGCCGATCTTGGAAAATACAGAATCTGCGGACCTCCACCACCATCGTCCTGGGCGATTACACAGGCAATTCCACGTATTGTTGCAA GACTCTACCGCGacaagaaaatgttcaacGACGCAGAGTTCTACCACACATTGATTGAAGCGGAGAAGCTGGCTTACGGTCAACGGGGTCAACTTGGTGACTATCTTTTTTCACCGGAATCCATGCAAATTGCAAGGAACTTGACGGAAAA TAGCTTTATCAAATATCTCAGCAAGCGTCTCAAGGACAAATCGCAAGATGTTTCATACTATGTGACGTCAG gCCCTGCGATTATGGATAGTGGGACTTCGCAGATAAGTGTGGTGGATGATGATGGAAATGCAGTTAGCTTGACTTCAACAATTAATACTGC atttggctcaaaaatgctCTCAAAATACGGTTTCATCTATAACAATCAAATGGATGATTTCTCGACAcccggttttcaaaatcattggGGTTTTGAGCCAACTGCAGCAAATTACATCCAACCGGGACGCCGACCAATGAGCAGTATGAGCCCAACTATAGTATTTGATGTGAGCAgtggaaatgtgaaaatggTGACTGGTGGAACTGGAGGATCGAAAATTATTTCGGCGGTTGCACAGACTCTGATTAGAGGACTACTTATGGGGCAGAGTGCTGCGGAAATTG tggaaatgcCGAGAGTACACAATCAGCTAACACCATATGAAACAGAAGTGGAGAATGACTTTTCTgag AAAATCCTCGAACAACTGGAACGGGATCAcgaccaaaaaatgaagaaaaccgATGAAAGTCTGGCAATTGTGTACCCAATTACTAGAGACGGTGATAAATATAATGCAGCTGCAGATTATAGAAGACACTCCGGTAATGAACCGGCTGGgtattaa